One genomic window of Bradyrhizobium sp. CCGE-LA001 includes the following:
- a CDS encoding PAS domain S-box protein gives MTDLSDLNANILNDVADALIYSDRSGTIMRWNRASTALFGFTADEALGQNLDLIIPEHLRAAHWKGFEAALASGAMKLAGRPTLTRALHKSGRKLYIEMTFALVRDAGGAVQGSVAMARDVTERVERERAARSAQNS, from the coding sequence ATGACCGATCTATCCGATCTCAACGCAAACATCCTCAACGACGTCGCCGACGCGCTGATCTATTCCGATCGCTCCGGCACGATCATGCGCTGGAATCGTGCGTCGACCGCGCTGTTCGGTTTCACGGCGGACGAAGCGCTCGGCCAGAATCTCGACCTGATCATTCCCGAGCATTTGCGCGCCGCGCATTGGAAAGGTTTTGAGGCGGCGCTTGCCAGCGGCGCGATGAAGCTTGCGGGCAGGCCGACCCTGACCCGCGCGCTGCACAAGAGCGGGCGCAAGCTCTACATCGAGATGACGTTCGCGCTGGTGCGTGATGCAGGCGGTGCCGTGCAGGGATCTGTGGCGATGGCGCGCGATGTCACCGAACGCGTCGAGCGCGAGCGGGCGGCCAGGTCGGCACAAAATTCGTGA